In Natranaerobius thermophilus JW/NM-WN-LF, the genomic stretch TATAATAGCAAAAATTTTTTTTAGTCCTGGTTCTTGAGTGAATCTTCCGGAGGAAGGTGATTTTGGTGCGTAAAAACTTTAATATTTTCTGTTCATTCATATGTGTTTTACTGATTTTCAGTGGTTTATTTATTCACTTTGAAGAGGTTCAGGCACAGTCATTAGCTGATACCGGAGAAAAAACTGTTTACCAAGTTCCTGTAGAAGGCAATATAGAACGAGGATTATCTGCCTTTTTGAACAGAGCTTTTGAAAGTGCCCAAGAAGAAAATGCAGATCTAATTGTTTTAGATATAAATACTCCTGGAGGGGCATTAGATGCTTCTTTTGAGATTAAAGATTTAATAGTCAATGAAGAAATACCAGTTTATGCTTTTGTTAATTCCCAGGCAATATCAGCTGGTTCATACCTTGCCTTAGCTTCTGATGAAATTTACATGAGACCAACTGGTACCATGGGTGCTGCTGAAGCGCGTATGGGGACTGAAGTAGCCGATGAGAAAGTGATGAGTGTATGGGAAACGGAAATGAGAACTGTGGCCAAGGAAAGGGACCGTGATCCTGACATAGCTGCAGCCATGGTTCGGCGTGAAATGGAGATAGAAGGTCTGGTATCAGAAAATCAACTATTAACTTTAAGTGCGGAAGAAGCCAAGGAACATGGTATGGCAGAAGGAATTGTAAATAATTACGACGAATTACTGGAAAAAACCGGTTACGAAGGTGCAAATATAGTGGAATATCCCATGGAATGGGCTGAACGAATGGCTCGGTTTTTTACCTCACCTGCTGTGGCTTCAATTTTATTAACTTTAGGAATGGCCGGACTTGTTATTGAACTATCTTCACCAGGATTAGGATTGCCTGGATTGGTTGGACTTCTATGTTTTGGGTTGTTCTTTGGAGGACATATCTTTGCAGGTTTGGCTGGTTATGAAGTACTGCTATTCTTTATAGTGGGAATAATTTTATTATTAATAGAAGCCATTGCTGCTGGGTTTGGTGTTATGGGGCTTGCAGGGATTGTATCATTCGGTTTTGCCATAGTAATATCGGCAGAAAGTACAGAACAAGGCTTAATGATGTTACTGTATAGTTTACTGGGTACTATTATAGTTCTAGTGATTGCCTTTAGGTATTTTGT encodes the following:
- a CDS encoding NfeD family protein, producing MRKNFNIFCSFICVLLIFSGLFIHFEEVQAQSLADTGEKTVYQVPVEGNIERGLSAFLNRAFESAQEENADLIVLDINTPGGALDASFEIKDLIVNEEIPVYAFVNSQAISAGSYLALASDEIYMRPTGTMGAAEARMGTEVADEKVMSVWETEMRTVAKERDRDPDIAAAMVRREMEIEGLVSENQLLTLSAEEAKEHGMAEGIVNNYDELLEKTGYEGANIVEYPMEWAERMARFFTSPAVASILLTLGMAGLVIELSSPGLGLPGLVGLLCFGLFFGGHIFAGLAGYEVLLFFIVGIILLLIEAIAAGFGVMGLAGIVSFGFAIVISAESTEQGLMMLLYSLLGTIIVLVIAFRYFVRSRFWDRIILNHSESKDQGYVGTNTEYKNLVGESGVTEGPLRPAGTAQISGERIDVISEGGYIPEGTPVQVSKVEGSRVIVKEIKSEESDQKEEDTE